One Hypomesus transpacificus isolate Combined female chromosome 6, fHypTra1, whole genome shotgun sequence DNA segment encodes these proteins:
- the LOC124468525 gene encoding RAC-alpha serine/threonine-protein kinase has translation MGEVVIVKEGWLHKRGEYIKTWRPRYFLLKSDGTFIGYKERPQDVDQLETPLNNFSVAQCQLMKTERPKSNTFIIRCLQWTTVIERTFHVETPEEREEWTKAIQTVADGLKKQEEERMDSSPDPMDMDMYLTKPRLKVTMHDFEYLKLLGKGTFGKVILVKEKATGKYYAMKILKKEVIVAKDEVAHTLTENRVLQNSKHPFLTGLKYSFQTPDRLCFVMEYANGGELFFHLSRDRVFSEERARFYGAEIVSALHYLHSEKNVVYRDLKLENLMLDKDGHIKITDFGLCKEGIKDGATMKTFCGTPEYLAPEVLEDNDYGRAVDWWGLGVVMYEMMCGRLPFYNQDHEKLFELILMEEIRFPRTLGPEGKSLLSGLLKKDPKQRLGGGPDDAKEIMQHKFFAGIEWQDVYERKLVPPFKPQVTSETDTRYFDVEFTGQTITITPPGQDDNMESFDSDRRPHFPQFSYSASGTA, from the exons ATGGGCGAAGTTGTCATAGTGAAAGAAGGATGGCTTCACAAACGAG GAGAGTACATAAAGACCTGGAGACCGAGGTATTTCCTGCTGAAGAGCGACGGTACATTCATCGGGTACAAGGAGCGGCCGCAGGATGTGGACCAGCTGGAGAcgccacttaataacttctcagTAGCTC AGTGCCAGCTGATGAAGACAGAGAGGCCAAAGTCCAACACGTTCATCATCCGCTGCCTGCAGTGGACCACTGTGATCGAGCGCACCTTCCACGTGGAGACCCCTGAGGAGAG GGAGGAGTGGACGAAGGCCATCCAAACGGTGGCAGATGGGCTgaagaagcaggaggaggagaggatggactCCTCGCCTGACCCCATGGACATGGACATGTACCTCACCAAACCCAGACTCAAAGTG ACTATGCACGACTTTGAATATCTCAAACTCCTGGGAAAAGGCACTTTTGGGAAGGTGATTCTAGTGAAGGAGAAGGCTACAGGCAAATATTACGCTATGAAAATCCTTAAAAAAGAAGTGATTGTAGCAAAA GATGAagtagcacacacactcactgaaaaCAGAGTACTGCAGAACTCAAAACACCCATTCTTGACA GGTCTTAAGTATTCCTTCCAGACTCCTGACCGCCTGTGTTTCGTCATGGAGTACGCCAACGGAGGAGAGCTGTTCTTCCACCTGTCGCGAGACCGCGTGTTCTCTGAGGAGAGGGCCCGCTTCTACGGGGCCGAGATCGTGTCTGCGCTGCACTACCTCCACTCCGAGAAGAATGTGGTCTACCGGGACCTGAAG CTGGAGAATCTAATGCTGGACAAAGACGGCCACATCAAGATCACAGACTTTGGTTTGTGTAAGGAGGGCATCAAAGACGGGGCCACAATGAAAACCTTCTGTGGAACACCAGAATACCTGGCGCCTGAG GTATTGGAAGACAACGATTATGGACGAGCGGTGGACTGGTGGGGTCTGGGTGTGGTCATGTACGAGATGATGTGTGGCCGACTGCCCTTCTACAACCAGGACCACGAGAAGCTGTTTGAGCTGATCCTCATGGAGGAGATCCGCTTCCCGCGCACCCTCGGGCCCGAGGGCAAGTCTCTACTGTCTGGCCTGCTGAAGAAGGACCCcaagcagag GTTAGGTGGAGGGCCGGATGACGCCAAGGAAATCATGCAACACAAGTTCTTTGCGGGGATTGAATGGCAAGACGTATATGAGAGAAAG ctggttccaccattcaAGCCCCAGGTCACCTCGGAAACGGACACACGCTATTTTGACGTGGAGTTCACAGGCCAAACCATCACCATTACGCCTCCTGGGCAAG ATGATAACATGGAGTCTTTCGATAGCGACAGAAGACCCCACTTCCCACAGTTCTCCTACTCCGCCAGTGGGACTGCCTAA